The nucleotide window TTTGAACCCTACTTGCAGGCTGTTTAAGAGTGCAGAGATGGTTGTGGGTCCGCAAAGGATAACATTGTATTCACGCATTATCTGTTCAAATAATCCGGGTATGCGTAAAACCTCAGCATAGAGGCTTTCGAAGGGCAGAAAGAGGAGGGCAAAATCTGTTGTAATAGGCGGGTTTAAGTATTTATCGCGGATATCTTTAGCACAAGATTTTATCTTGGCGACCACAGCTTTTTGGCTGTTTCTAATTGCTGCAGGGTCTCCAATTTCATAGGCATCTACCAGCTTGTGATAGTCTTCAATAGGAAACTTAGCATCAATTGGTAAAAATACTCTGCCGTTATCGTCGTCTTTTCCAGGAAGTGCGATGGCAAATTCTACCACAGCATCGCTGCGTGGGTTGGGTTTAAAATTCTTTTCGTACTGATCTAAAGTGAGGATTTCTTCCAAAATGTTTTCGAGTTGCAATTCGCCTAATACCCCCCTAGTCTTTACCCCAATAAGTGCTTTTTTGAGGTCACCCACACCGGTAGCCAGGCTGCGCATCTCACCTAAGCCTTTATGTACTTCTTCCAAGCGCTTACTTACTTGGTCAAAAGATTCTCCCAAGCGTTTTTCCAAAGTTGCATGAAGTTTTTCATCTACGGTTTTACGCATCTCTTCCAGCTTATTTTCATTACCACTGCGGATTTTTTCCATGCTTGTTTCGATACCTGTTTTCAGTTTTTCAGATTGTTCGGACGTGACATTGGAAAGCTCAGCTAGTTTGCGAGATAGTGTATCCGAAAGATTATTCAAGGATTTACTAAGTTCTTCTCTGTTTTTTGTGGCATCCTCGTTCATCTGTTTGGTAAGTGAAAGCATTGTATTGCTAAGCTCCATGCGCGAGTCGCCAGCGACTTTAAGCTGACTGTCACTAAAGTTTTTTATCTGCGATGACAGTTCTATGCGATTATCGGAATTTAGCTTTAAAAGGTCTTGGCGCAAGCATTGAACGTCCTCTTTTATGGTGCGGGAGAGCATTTCAACTTCATTCTTGAGGTTGTTTATCTCATCGCGCGTGCTAAGTGGCTTGCGCTTGAGCAAGATTAGCAATAAAGCAATACATATTAGTAGCAAGCCCAATAAGACATTTTCCATATCAGTTCCTCGTTAAATAATCTGGGCTATGAACAGTTTTTGCTAAGGTATTAAACATAAGAAATCATAGGGGGCTCAGATAATTTTGGGAGCCCCCAATTATCTCTGGAATTAGGATTGCAGCTCGGGATACAGAGGGAACTTGGCGGTAAGGTTTCTTACCTCTGTTTTAATTTTTGCAAGCTCATCCTCATTTTGGTAATTATCTCGCACTTTAGCAATGAGAGAGGCAATAATCTTCATTTCGGCAATGCCCATTCCTCTGGTTGTGACTGAAGGGGTACCTAAACGGATTCCTGAGGCTACGAAAGGACTGCGTGTGTCGAAAGGAACCGTGTTTTTGTTGGCGGTAATGCCAGCTATATCCAAGGCTTCTTCCATCTTTTTCCCGCTGGGTCCTCCCTTTTCTTCTGGGCCCAGATCTATTAGCATCAAGTGAGTGTCTGTTCCTCCCGATACGAGATCAAATCCCTCAGCGATTAACGCATCAGCAAGAGCGTGAGCGTTATCTACCACTTTTTTCATGTAGGTTTTAAACTCTGGCTGTAAGGCTTCACCAAAAGCTACTGCTTTAGCTGCAATGGCGTGCATCAATGGTCCACCTTGAATACCGGGGAATACTTTGCCATCTATCTCTTTGGCATATTCCTCTTTGCACAGAATTAATCCCCCGCGTGGACCACGTAAGGTTTTATGCGTGGTGGAGGTAACAACATCAGCGTAGGGAACTGGGTTTTCGTGCAGTCCAACCGCAACTAATCCGGCAATGTGTGCCATATCTACCATGAACTTTGCGCCGACTATATCGGCAATTCTCCGAAATTGAGCAAAATCAATCTTACGCGGGTAAGCAGATGCGCCCGTGAGAATCATTTGCGGCTTGTGTTCTTTTGCCAAACGCTCGATTTCGGCATAATCGAATTGTTGAGTATCTTTGCCAACCATGTAATGTATTACATTATAAAGCTGCCCGCTAAACGAAAGAGGGTGTCCGTGCGTGAGGTGTCCACCATGGGCAAGCTCAAGGGCAAGAACGGTATCCCCCGGCTTAACTAGGGCAAAATAAGCAGCCATATTGGCTTGAGATCCACTATGGGGTTGCACATTTGCGTGTTCTGCTCCAAAGAGTTTTTTAGCGCGCTCGATGGCAAGTTGCTCTGCCTGATCTATGAATTCGCATCCGCCATAATAGCGTCCGTAAAGATTGTAGTTTACTTTGCCTGTTTTCTTACTCCAGCGGTAGGGGTAACCTTCGGCATATTTATTGGTGAGGACGCTGCCCTGAGCTTCCATCACTGCCAAAGAAGTAAAGTTCTCACTTGCAATAAGCTCCAGGTTGTCCTGTTGCCTGCTTAGCTCTTGTGAGATTGCAGCAAAAACTTCGGGGTCTTGTTTTTGGATGTTTTTCACTTCCGTTCTCCTTGATGTATTTTATTGATTCTATTCAAATGTCTGCCCCCATCGAAGGGAGTTTCCAACCATGTTTTTACAATATCCACAGCATAATGAGTAGCAGTGAATCTGCCAGCTAATACCAGAACATTGGCATTATTATGCATGCGTGAAAGCCTTGCTACATCTGTAATGTTACAAAGGGCAGCCCTGATTCCTGGAACTTTGTTGGCAGTAATACTCATTCCAATTCCACTTCCGCAGATAAGTATGCCAAATTCGCATTCACCTTCCGCTACTGCTT belongs to Candidatus Cloacimonadota bacterium and includes:
- the rmuC gene encoding DNA recombination protein RmuC — its product is MENVLLGLLLICIALLLILLKRKPLSTRDEINNLKNEVEMLSRTIKEDVQCLRQDLLKLNSDNRIELSSQIKNFSDSQLKVAGDSRMELSNTMLSLTKQMNEDATKNREELSKSLNNLSDTLSRKLAELSNVTSEQSEKLKTGIETSMEKIRSGNENKLEEMRKTVDEKLHATLEKRLGESFDQVSKRLEEVHKGLGEMRSLATGVGDLKKALIGVKTRGVLGELQLENILEEILTLDQYEKNFKPNPRSDAVVEFAIALPGKDDDNGRVFLPIDAKFPIEDYHKLVDAYEIGDPAAIRNSQKAVVAKIKSCAKDIRDKYLNPPITTDFALLFLPFESLYAEVLRIPGLFEQIMREYNVILCGPTTISALLNSLQVGFKTLAIQKKSSEVWKVLAEVKKQFGLFGDVLDKTQKKIEDAGKEIGHASHRSRQIEKKLRKVEELPTAALPGITEIFMGTEEDDA
- a CDS encoding serine hydroxymethyltransferase; translated protein: MKNIQKQDPEVFAAISQELSRQQDNLELIASENFTSLAVMEAQGSVLTNKYAEGYPYRWSKKTGKVNYNLYGRYYGGCEFIDQAEQLAIERAKKLFGAEHANVQPHSGSQANMAAYFALVKPGDTVLALELAHGGHLTHGHPLSFSGQLYNVIHYMVGKDTQQFDYAEIERLAKEHKPQMILTGASAYPRKIDFAQFRRIADIVGAKFMVDMAHIAGLVAVGLHENPVPYADVVTSTTHKTLRGPRGGLILCKEEYAKEIDGKVFPGIQGGPLMHAIAAKAVAFGEALQPEFKTYMKKVVDNAHALADALIAEGFDLVSGGTDTHLMLIDLGPEEKGGPSGKKMEEALDIAGITANKNTVPFDTRSPFVASGIRLGTPSVTTRGMGIAEMKIIASLIAKVRDNYQNEDELAKIKTEVRNLTAKFPLYPELQS
- the rpiB gene encoding ribose 5-phosphate isomerase B, with product MRLAIASDHAGYTLKEFIIRSFPEHEFLDFGTNNEESIDYPDTGFPAAQAVAEGECEFGILICGSGIGMSITANKVPGIRAALCNITDVARLSRMHNNANVLVLAGRFTATHYAVDIVKTWLETPFDGGRHLNRINKIHQGERK